A single window of Streptococcus cristatus ATCC 51100 DNA harbors:
- a CDS encoding AI-2E family transporter, translating to MKKINESYKLIVFAALALALVLYIGNIWSGLQSLTSVFSPIILGEVLAFIFNVPMKKLEDLLDKCRVPQNLQRALALVLEVLILALIMTGIVSIVVPTLTTAVNQLSATIGKVAPQLAKWLQQSGLLSSSQLKDLTKQLQNSGIVNRAISLLGSLTGNISAIFGNFFSVIMSIFLMFAFLSSKEHLQTITSRLLQVLLPEKAVKRLAYVGSVIVETYDKFLMGQMIEAVIVGVLVFIAYSLTGLPYAALTGVLAGVLSFIPYIGPFSACALGAIFIFTDSPWKALLSIAVFQGVQLIEGNVIYPRVVGQSVGLPTLFTLAAALIGGNLFGLVGMIFFTPIFAVIYRLVREFVVEKEEEVEGETSR from the coding sequence ATGAAAAAAATCAATGAATCCTATAAACTCATCGTCTTTGCGGCGCTTGCTCTGGCTCTGGTTCTCTATATCGGAAACATTTGGTCGGGCCTGCAGAGCCTGACGTCAGTATTTTCACCCATTATATTGGGTGAAGTTTTAGCCTTCATCTTTAATGTCCCGATGAAAAAGCTGGAAGACCTTCTAGACAAATGCCGAGTCCCTCAGAACTTGCAGCGCGCTTTGGCCTTGGTTTTGGAGGTGCTGATTTTAGCTCTCATCATGACGGGGATTGTCTCCATCGTCGTACCGACCCTGACCACAGCGGTCAATCAGCTGAGCGCGACCATTGGCAAAGTAGCGCCTCAGCTAGCCAAGTGGCTGCAGCAGTCTGGCTTGCTTTCCTCTAGCCAGCTGAAAGATTTGACCAAGCAACTGCAAAACAGTGGTATTGTCAACAGAGCTATCTCTCTTCTGGGCAGTCTGACGGGCAATATTTCTGCTATTTTTGGTAATTTCTTCTCTGTCATCATGTCCATCTTTCTTATGTTTGCCTTCTTGAGCAGCAAGGAGCATTTGCAGACGATCACTAGTCGTCTTTTGCAGGTCCTGCTTCCTGAGAAGGCTGTCAAACGCCTAGCCTATGTCGGTTCTGTCATTGTTGAGACCTATGATAAGTTCCTGATGGGGCAGATGATTGAGGCAGTTATTGTCGGTGTTTTAGTCTTCATCGCCTACTCTCTGACAGGCCTACCATATGCAGCCCTGACAGGGGTTTTGGCTGGAGTGCTCTCTTTCATTCCCTACATCGGGCCCTTCTCAGCCTGTGCTCTGGGTGCTATCTTTATCTTTACCGACAGCCCTTGGAAAGCTCTTCTTTCAATCGCAGTCTTTCAGGGAGTGCAGCTGATTGAGGGCAATGTCATCTATCCGCGCGTGGTCGGCCAGTCCGTTGGTCTCCCAACTCTCTTTACCCTAGCCGCAGCCCTGATTGGAGGTAACCTATTTGGCTTGGTCGGCATGATTTTCTTCACGCCTATCTTCGCAGTTATCTACCGCTTGGTCAGAGAGTTTGTTGTGGAGAAGGAGGAGGAAGTCGAAGGGGAAACAAGTAGATGA